A region from the Thermococcus sp. Bubb.Bath genome encodes:
- a CDS encoding PLDc N-terminal domain-containing protein — protein MMGEGIVFAIWGLGVILWIIGLAAIIWVIYDVVTKQKTMPDGEKVIWIIVALFLNIIGAIIYYIIVKASHKYEGEPEENNENPDEPIVF, from the coding sequence ATGATGGGTGAAGGGATAGTCTTCGCCATATGGGGCCTGGGGGTGATCCTCTGGATCATCGGCTTGGCCGCGATAATCTGGGTTATCTACGATGTCGTTACCAAACAGAAGACCATGCCAGACGGTGAAAAGGTCATTTGGATAATAGTGGCCCTCTTCCTCAACATAATCGGCGCAATAATTTACTATATCATCGTCAAAGCCAGCCACAAGTACGAAGGGGAACCCGAAGAGAACAATGAGAATCCGGACGAGCCCATAGTTTTCTAA
- a CDS encoding cyclic 2,3-diphosphoglycerate synthase, which yields MAEKRRKRVVILGAAGRDFHNFNTFFRDNPDYEVVAFTATQIPDIEGRIYPPELAGELYPNGIPILSEDDLEKIIKEKDVDIVVFAYSDVPHEHVMHLASRAHSAGADFWLLGPKSTMIKSTKPVVAVTAVRTGCGKSQTSRKVAQLLQEMGYKVVAIRHPMPYGDLRKQMVQRFATYEDLDKYECTIEEREEYEPYIDRGMVVYAGVDYEKILREAEKEADIILWDGGNNDFPFYVPDLWIVVTDPHRPGHELKYHPGETNFRSADVIIINKIDTANRDDIQKVREDIEKINPNAIVIDGASPLYVDKPELIKGKRVLVVEDGPTLTHGGMKYGAGYIAAKKYGAAEIIDPRPYAVGSIIDTYKKYSHLDVILPAMGYGEHQIKELEETINRADADVVVIGTPIDLRRVVKLNKPAVRVRYELEEIGEPKLKDVLKDWVEKCEKLKK from the coding sequence ATGGCCGAGAAGAGGAGAAAGAGGGTTGTTATCCTTGGGGCCGCCGGAAGAGACTTCCACAACTTCAACACGTTCTTCAGGGACAACCCAGACTACGAGGTCGTTGCCTTCACCGCGACCCAGATTCCAGACATCGAGGGAAGAATCTATCCGCCCGAGCTCGCAGGAGAGCTCTACCCCAACGGGATACCAATTCTGAGCGAGGACGACCTTGAGAAGATCATCAAGGAGAAGGACGTTGACATAGTTGTCTTCGCTTACTCCGACGTTCCGCACGAGCACGTCATGCACCTCGCCAGCAGGGCCCACAGCGCTGGAGCAGACTTCTGGCTCCTCGGCCCGAAGAGCACAATGATAAAGAGCACCAAGCCTGTTGTAGCGGTCACCGCCGTTAGAACCGGCTGTGGAAAGAGCCAGACTTCCAGAAAGGTCGCCCAGCTCCTTCAGGAAATGGGCTACAAGGTCGTTGCCATAAGGCACCCGATGCCCTACGGCGACCTCAGGAAGCAGATGGTTCAGCGCTTCGCCACCTACGAGGACCTAGACAAATACGAGTGCACCATCGAGGAGCGCGAGGAGTACGAGCCCTACATAGACAGGGGCATGGTCGTCTATGCTGGAGTGGACTACGAGAAGATCCTCCGCGAGGCTGAGAAGGAGGCTGACATCATCCTCTGGGACGGCGGGAACAACGACTTCCCGTTCTATGTGCCAGACCTCTGGATAGTGGTTACCGACCCGCACAGGCCTGGCCATGAGCTCAAGTACCACCCAGGTGAGACCAACTTCAGGAGCGCTGACGTCATAATCATAAACAAGATCGACACCGCCAACAGGGACGACATCCAGAAGGTCCGCGAAGACATTGAAAAGATCAACCCGAACGCAATAGTCATCGATGGAGCATCGCCACTCTACGTCGACAAGCCGGAGCTCATCAAGGGCAAGCGCGTTCTCGTCGTTGAGGACGGGCCAACTCTGACGCACGGCGGCATGAAGTACGGTGCAGGCTACATCGCTGCCAAGAAGTACGGAGCGGCTGAAATAATCGACCCGAGGCCCTATGCCGTCGGTTCCATCATCGACACCTACAAGAAGTACAGCCACCTCGACGTCATTCTCCCTGCCATGGGCTACGGCGAGCACCAGATCAAGGAGCTTGAGGAGACCATTAACAGGGCGGATGCTGACGTCGTCGTCATCGGAACCCCCATTGATCTCAGACGCGTCGTAAAGCTCAACAAGCCGGCTGTTCGCGTCCGCTACGAGCTCGAGGAAATAGGCGAGCCCAAGCTCAAGGACGTCCTCAAGGACTGGGTTGAGAAGTGCGAGAAGCTTAAGAAGTGA
- a CDS encoding YbaK/EbsC family protein, with protein sequence MAEKLGAEILDIGRPVKTVEQGVQETGASPRQVIKSPVIISEKGPLLVIVDGESKVSMEKLGKLFGKCRFAKPKEVKELTGYEAGGVPPVGIPLRTIVDSKVLENEYVVGGGGAIDRLLKIRPQKIVEYQKAEVLDVRDCSRQR encoded by the coding sequence ATAGCGGAGAAACTGGGTGCAGAAATTCTCGATATAGGACGACCTGTTAAGACTGTAGAGCAGGGAGTTCAGGAGACGGGAGCATCCCCAAGGCAGGTCATAAAGTCTCCCGTGATAATAAGCGAGAAGGGGCCACTCCTAGTCATCGTTGACGGTGAGTCAAAGGTAAGCATGGAAAAGCTTGGGAAGCTCTTTGGAAAATGCCGCTTTGCGAAACCGAAAGAGGTCAAGGAGCTCACTGGATATGAAGCTGGAGGAGTTCCACCCGTTGGGATTCCACTCAGGACAATAGTAGATTCAAAGGTTCTCGAAAATGAGTATGTCGTCGGTGGAGGCGGGGCCATAGACCGGTTACTCAAAATAAGGCCTCAGAAGATCGTTGAGTACCAAAAGGCTGAGGTTCTTGATGTGCGGGACTGTTCTCGCCAAAGATAG
- a CDS encoding alanyl-tRNA editing protein — MFSIEVRTHTALHVVKGAVVKVLGEEAKWTASVYVNENHGRLTVKFNRKPTPEEISEIERLANEKVKENVPIEVYELPREEAESRFGEEMYDLFPIPPEVRTLKVVVIEGWNVNACNKEHTRTTGEVGKIKIRKVRFRKSKGLLEISFDVL; from the coding sequence GTGTTCTCCATTGAAGTTAGGACTCATACTGCCCTTCATGTTGTCAAAGGCGCTGTGGTTAAGGTTCTCGGAGAGGAGGCAAAGTGGACGGCCAGTGTTTACGTTAATGAGAACCACGGCAGACTGACCGTGAAGTTCAACAGGAAGCCGACACCCGAAGAAATCTCAGAAATAGAGCGCCTCGCCAACGAGAAGGTGAAGGAGAACGTTCCGATAGAGGTCTACGAACTGCCGAGGGAGGAAGCTGAGAGTCGCTTTGGTGAGGAGATGTACGACCTCTTTCCGATACCCCCTGAGGTCAGAACCCTAAAGGTCGTGGTCATAGAAGGCTGGAACGTCAATGCTTGCAACAAGGAACACACAAGGACGACTGGGGAAGTAGGGAAAATAAAAATCAGAAAAGTCCGGTTCAGGAAGAGCAAGGGATTGCTGGAGATCAGCTTTGATGTTCTTTGA
- a CDS encoding extradiol dioxygenase, with amino-acid sequence MLVGIGLMPHGNPVLDPPDEETKRLAGVLKEIGREFSGVDAHVLISPHNVRMSDHLGVIMAQHLISWLGFEGVELPGEWETDRELAEEVYNAWKGAEIPVVGLHFASRSGEYSRWPLTWGELIPLQFLEKKPLVLLTPARGLSRETLIKAGEVLGEVIERSEKRIALIVSADQGHAHDENGPYGYRKESEEYDKLIMELIKENRLEELPSVPDGLIEKALPDSYWQMLIMLGAMRRADFDLKASAYACPTYFGMAGALWVRK; translated from the coding sequence ATGCTCGTTGGAATAGGCCTCATGCCGCACGGGAACCCAGTTTTAGACCCACCCGACGAGGAAACAAAGCGCCTTGCTGGAGTTTTAAAGGAAATCGGAAGGGAGTTCAGCGGTGTCGATGCACACGTCCTCATAAGCCCCCACAACGTCAGAATGAGTGACCATCTCGGCGTTATCATGGCCCAGCACCTCATTTCCTGGCTCGGTTTTGAGGGCGTTGAACTGCCGGGGGAGTGGGAGACAGATAGGGAACTAGCGGAGGAAGTCTACAACGCCTGGAAGGGAGCCGAAATCCCGGTCGTGGGCCTCCACTTCGCCAGCAGAAGCGGGGAATATTCCCGCTGGCCCCTCACGTGGGGTGAGCTCATCCCCCTCCAGTTCCTTGAGAAGAAGCCGCTCGTTCTGCTCACTCCGGCGAGGGGGCTAAGCAGGGAGACGCTCATCAAGGCAGGAGAAGTCCTCGGCGAAGTCATTGAGAGGAGCGAGAAGAGGATCGCCCTCATTGTCAGTGCAGACCAAGGGCATGCGCACGACGAGAACGGTCCCTATGGATACAGAAAGGAGAGCGAGGAGTACGATAAACTGATTATGGAACTGATAAAAGAGAACCGCCTTGAGGAACTTCCTTCGGTTCCTGACGGGCTGATAGAGAAGGCTCTCCCCGACAGCTACTGGCAGATGCTGATAATGCTTGGGGCGATGAGGAGAGCAGACTTTGATCTCAAAGCAAGCGCCTACGCCTGCCCGACTTACTTCGGTATGGCAGGAGCGCTGTGGGTGAGAAAATAA